One part of the Bacteroidota bacterium genome encodes these proteins:
- a CDS encoding CDP-alcohol phosphatidyltransferase family protein, producing MQRTAFYIINGITLYRIVSAFLLFYLIYAGHPEIFKWLLAVSFFTDLIDGYLARKFQVTSVAGSFLDSIGDDLTVLAGMAGMYFFKHEFLIEQRYILLTLLGFFFLQIGASLIRYKKISSFHTLLAKLAAILQGSFMILLFLLPEPIYPLFYAAALVTFLDLVEEIILVFILREWKINVKGIYWVLKNKKSSLPDSQ from the coding sequence ATGCAACGGACAGCGTTTTACATCATCAACGGAATCACGCTGTACAGAATTGTTAGTGCTTTTCTACTCTTCTATCTCATTTACGCCGGACATCCGGAAATATTCAAATGGTTGTTGGCCGTCAGTTTTTTTACGGACTTAATTGACGGATATCTTGCCCGAAAATTCCAGGTCACAAGTGTTGCGGGATCTTTTCTGGATTCCATCGGTGATGATTTAACTGTACTTGCGGGAATGGCAGGAATGTATTTCTTTAAACATGAATTCCTCATTGAACAGCGCTATATCCTGCTTACGCTGCTTGGTTTTTTCTTCCTGCAGATTGGCGCATCGTTGATTCGCTATAAAAAGATCTCCAGCTTCCATACACTTTTAGCGAAACTGGCTGCGATACTTCAAGGTAGTTTTATGATTCTTTTATTTCTCTTACCGGAACCCATTTACCCTCTTTTTTACGCAGCAGCATTAGTAACATTCCTTGACCTGGTTGAAGAAATAATTCTGGTATTTATACTGCGGGAATGGAAAATAAATGTGAAAGGAATTTACTGGGTATTAAAGAATAAAAAATCATCTTTACCGGACAGTCAATAA
- a CDS encoding Omp28-related outer membrane protein, with product MKLHQLALSAITALLISGCDKIEGPYGTNNGGGPIGGDTIVQNVLLEDFTGHTCQACPNAHREATRLHDIYGDRLIILALHADFWADPYPAGAPYFTYDFRNPTATAIATDFNVIGQPFPKGMVHRMLNPGTSDQLILDWAGWESKVDQWINTVAKAGIEISTSYDNGTKNITADIDLKVVSDLTDPVSLAVYFVEDSIVNWQKDGSTNVQNYIHRHVLRGSLNGTYGEDLGPLTAGTELTKSYTGQLIPADADAAHIYIVAILTNNVTKEVIQVEEVKLQ from the coding sequence ATGAAACTTCATCAACTGGCCCTCTCCGCAATAACTGCTCTATTGATTTCAGGGTGTGATAAAATAGAAGGCCCCTATGGTACGAATAACGGAGGAGGTCCGATAGGCGGAGATACCATCGTTCAAAATGTGTTGCTGGAAGATTTCACCGGACATACTTGTCAGGCTTGCCCGAATGCACACCGTGAAGCGACAAGGCTCCATGATATATATGGCGACCGATTAATTATTCTGGCCTTACATGCTGATTTCTGGGCCGACCCGTACCCCGCAGGAGCGCCCTATTTTACTTATGATTTTCGTAATCCAACCGCCACTGCCATTGCTACCGACTTCAACGTGATCGGACAACCTTTCCCGAAAGGAATGGTTCACCGAATGCTGAATCCGGGTACCAGCGATCAACTTATTCTCGACTGGGCAGGATGGGAAAGCAAGGTGGACCAATGGATCAATACTGTAGCAAAAGCCGGAATAGAAATCAGTACATCTTACGACAACGGCACTAAGAATATTACAGCAGATATCGATTTAAAAGTAGTCAGTGATCTCACAGACCCTGTTAGTCTGGCTGTTTACTTTGTAGAAGACAGCATTGTCAACTGGCAAAAAGATGGTTCTACCAATGTACAAAACTACATCCATCGGCATGTGTTGAGAGGTTCTTTAAACGGAACTTATGGCGAAGATCTGGGCCCTTTAACAGCAGGAACGGAGCTGACGAAAAGTTATACCGGACAGCTTATCCCTGCAGATGCAGATGCAGCACATATTTACATTGTTGCCATCCTGACTAACAACGTAACGAAGGAAGTGATCCAGGTAGAAGAGGTCAAACTTCAATAA
- a CDS encoding TlpA family protein disulfide reductase: MKNAILVIVLLLTFSNLQAQDTKKSDIPVVTIKDIDGKPFSTAELKNEGKPMIVDFWATWCKPCVASLNGMNENYAQWQEETGVKIYAISIDDTRTMSSVAPFVAGKGWEFDIFLDSNSDFRRAMNVNNVPHTFLIDGQGKIVSQRNTYAPGDEEKMYEELKKLSGK; the protein is encoded by the coding sequence ATGAAAAACGCAATTCTTGTTATTGTATTACTATTAACTTTTTCAAACCTTCAGGCACAGGACACAAAAAAATCTGATATCCCTGTCGTTACCATCAAAGATATAGACGGAAAACCATTTAGTACGGCGGAACTTAAAAATGAAGGCAAACCCATGATCGTTGATTTTTGGGCTACCTGGTGCAAGCCTTGTGTTGCCTCCCTGAATGGCATGAATGAAAATTATGCACAATGGCAGGAAGAAACAGGGGTGAAAATTTATGCCATTTCAATAGATGATACCCGTACGATGAGTTCTGTGGCTCCCTTTGTAGCAGGAAAAGGTTGGGAATTTGATATATTTCTTGACTCCAATTCCGACTTCAGAAGAGCGATGAACGTTAACAATGTTCCTCATACTTTCTTAATTGACGGACAAGGAAAGATCGTTTCACAAAGAAATACTTATGCTCCCGGTGACGAAGAAAAAATGTACGAAGAGCTGAAAAAATTGTCCGGCAAATAA
- a CDS encoding T9SS type A sorting domain-containing protein — protein MKKFTILVMSCIALLNVHSVSGQSFNLSNVTPITVISDPWVDVDSHVYIENTTSVSKQVKVDRFLNVLATGHSEFFCFGTGATGLCYPPGTDFSNGNDIIPGSTIDQSFKATVRPLGNFGYTSIHFRFSDTNNPADSVGVDLGWNFTTSLNENQQVYGLSKPLQNPADAFTVFSFNLQSNDQNDKLIVFNMLGSIVKSMDVPGKSGTLVMNTSDLKAGVYMVSYISNGKAKDSCRLVVNHQ, from the coding sequence ATGAAGAAATTTACAATCTTAGTGATGAGTTGTATTGCATTACTGAACGTTCATTCGGTATCAGGTCAATCATTTAATCTTAGTAACGTTACTCCCATCACTGTAATCAGTGATCCATGGGTGGATGTTGATTCGCATGTTTATATAGAGAATACCACCAGTGTCTCCAAGCAAGTGAAAGTGGATAGATTTCTGAATGTGCTCGCAACAGGTCATTCTGAATTCTTTTGTTTTGGTACAGGAGCTACCGGATTATGTTATCCTCCCGGAACTGATTTTTCAAATGGAAATGATATCATTCCCGGCAGTACAATAGATCAGTCTTTCAAAGCAACTGTCCGACCACTTGGTAATTTCGGATATACCTCTATTCATTTCCGTTTCAGTGATACCAATAATCCAGCTGATTCTGTTGGTGTTGATCTGGGATGGAATTTTACCACTTCCTTGAATGAAAATCAGCAGGTATATGGTTTATCCAAACCTTTACAAAACCCGGCCGATGCATTTACAGTTTTCTCTTTCAATCTGCAAAGCAATGATCAGAATGATAAACTGATCGTTTTCAATATGCTTGGGTCGATAGTAAAAAGTATGGATGTCCCCGGAAAATCAGGTACATTGGTTATGAATACTTCTGATCTTAAAGCAGGAGTATATATGGTGTCTTATATCAGTAATGGCAAGGCCAAAGACAGTTGTCGTCTGGTTGTAAATCATCAATAA
- a CDS encoding NADP-dependent malic enzyme, with product MPDNHQEALDYHSLGRPGKIEVVPTKPTSTQRDLALAYSPGVAVPCLEIEKNPESVYKYTAKGNLVAVISNGTAVLGLGNIGPEASKPVMEGKGLLFKIFADIDVFDIEINQTNVDDFVKTVKAISPTFGGINLEDIKAPECFEIERRLKEELKIPVMHDDQHGTAIISGAAVINALELAGKKIDEVRFVVNGAGASAISCTALFVSLGAKLENIVMLDSTGVIRHDRENLDINKVRFATRRDIHTLEEALVNADLFVGLSKGNILNGDHIRSMAADPIVFAMANPDPEITYEEAVAARPDIIMATGRSDYPNQVNNVIGFPFIFRGALDVRATQINEAMKLAAVHAIAQLAREPVPEIVNLAYNQKNITFGRDYIIPKPLDPRLIHTVAPAVAKAAISSGVAQKPITNWEAYENELKKRLGLDNKLIRVITSKAKQNPKRVVFADADTYKILKTAQVVREEGIAIPILLGNKVKIQRLIEEHSLRISDITVIDPREENQTLEEFGRIFFEKRKRRGYTLYEAKKIMQERNYYGAMMVETGQADAMISGLTRNYVDTIKPALRIIGTESGVDKVAGMYIMITKDGPVFFADTTINIDPTAEDIVEITLLTAKAVRQFNIAPRIALLSYSNFGSSNTESAMKMRRAVEILHAKHPDLLVDGEIQANFAFNPTMLKDNYPFSDLAGIGANTLIFPNLDAGNIAYKLMQTMGGAEAIGPILLGLKKPVHILQLGSSVREIVNMVTIAVADAQARQSHQEISKKEKIKH from the coding sequence ATGCCAGATAACCATCAGGAAGCACTCGACTATCATTCGTTGGGTCGCCCGGGTAAAATAGAAGTAGTTCCTACTAAGCCGACCAGTACTCAGCGTGATCTCGCCTTAGCGTATTCGCCGGGCGTAGCTGTGCCCTGCCTCGAAATTGAAAAGAATCCGGAAAGCGTTTATAAGTACACCGCCAAAGGAAACCTCGTAGCTGTAATTTCCAATGGCACCGCAGTACTCGGTCTTGGAAACATTGGTCCTGAAGCGTCGAAACCGGTGATGGAGGGAAAAGGTCTTCTCTTTAAAATATTTGCTGACATAGATGTTTTTGATATCGAAATTAACCAAACGAACGTCGACGATTTTGTTAAAACCGTGAAGGCAATTAGCCCGACTTTCGGTGGTATTAATCTGGAAGATATTAAAGCTCCGGAATGTTTCGAAATTGAACGTCGCCTGAAGGAGGAGTTGAAGATTCCGGTGATGCACGATGATCAGCATGGAACGGCGATCATTTCAGGTGCTGCCGTTATTAATGCATTGGAATTGGCAGGAAAAAAAATTGATGAAGTTCGCTTCGTAGTGAATGGCGCCGGTGCTTCTGCGATTTCCTGTACTGCACTATTTGTTTCGCTTGGTGCTAAGCTGGAGAATATCGTAATGTTAGATAGCACGGGTGTGATCCGTCACGACAGAGAAAATCTGGATATAAATAAAGTCCGTTTTGCAACGCGTAGAGATATTCATACCCTGGAAGAAGCGTTGGTGAATGCCGATTTATTTGTGGGCTTATCTAAAGGAAATATATTGAATGGGGATCATATCCGAAGCATGGCGGCTGATCCGATCGTATTTGCCATGGCGAATCCTGATCCTGAAATTACCTATGAGGAAGCTGTTGCCGCCCGTCCGGATATTATTATGGCTACAGGTCGTTCCGATTATCCCAATCAGGTGAATAATGTGATCGGCTTTCCTTTTATATTTCGTGGAGCACTCGATGTACGGGCCACTCAGATCAATGAGGCAATGAAACTTGCTGCGGTGCATGCTATCGCTCAACTGGCGAGAGAACCGGTCCCTGAAATTGTCAACCTGGCCTACAATCAAAAAAATATCACTTTCGGTCGTGATTATATTATTCCCAAACCACTCGATCCACGTTTGATTCATACAGTGGCCCCGGCAGTTGCCAAAGCAGCAATTAGTTCAGGCGTCGCTCAGAAACCGATTACTAACTGGGAGGCCTATGAGAACGAATTGAAGAAACGTCTCGGCCTCGATAATAAGCTGATTCGCGTGATTACCAGTAAGGCGAAACAAAATCCCAAGCGTGTGGTTTTTGCAGATGCCGATACCTATAAAATTCTTAAAACCGCTCAGGTAGTCCGGGAAGAGGGTATTGCTATTCCTATTTTGCTTGGAAATAAAGTGAAGATTCAACGACTCATCGAAGAGCATAGCCTGCGGATTAGTGATATCACGGTGATAGATCCCCGCGAGGAAAACCAAACGCTGGAAGAATTCGGAAGAATATTCTTTGAGAAAAGAAAGCGTCGTGGTTATACCCTCTACGAAGCCAAGAAAATTATGCAGGAGCGGAATTATTATGGTGCAATGATGGTGGAAACCGGACAGGCAGATGCAATGATTTCAGGCCTTACACGTAATTATGTGGACACCATTAAACCGGCTTTGCGCATTATCGGGACAGAATCCGGTGTGGACAAAGTGGCAGGGATGTATATCATGATTACTAAGGATGGTCCCGTGTTTTTTGCTGATACCACTATAAATATTGACCCCACTGCGGAAGATATTGTTGAAATCACATTGCTAACGGCGAAGGCTGTACGTCAATTTAATATTGCTCCCCGTATCGCACTTCTTTCTTATTCTAATTTCGGATCCTCTAATACAGAGAGCGCTATGAAAATGCGCAGGGCAGTAGAAATACTTCATGCTAAGCACCCTGATTTACTCGTGGATGGTGAAATACAAGCCAATTTTGCTTTCAATCCTACTATGCTGAAGGACAATTATCCGTTTAGTGATCTGGCCGGTATCGGTGCAAATACATTGATATTTCCCAACCTGGATGCCGGTAATATTGCCTATAAATTGATGCAAACCATGGGCGGAGCAGAAGCCATAGGTCCGATTTTACTTGGTCTTAAAAAGCCGGTGCATATTCTTCAACTGGGATCTTCCGTTCGCGAAATCGTGAATATGGTGACCATCGCCGTTGCAGATGCACAAGCCCGTCAATCTCATCAGGAAATTTCGAAAAAAGAAAAAATAAAACACTGA
- a CDS encoding gliding motility-associated C-terminal domain-containing protein produces the protein MLLRLLLLILLIATPAMSGAQNLFPNPGFELFSQCPTYTSQINRCTGWDSAVGTADFYHCGYYAPTTLGVYGVPRTGSGVIGLVCAAPFIFNPGQDWYGETFKGMLTQTLIPGARYRVTSHWLQPTTNLPPPSMNCFSLGFYFFKSIHPPNAPLRGCATFRPQVQIDPSLVPVSSYADFTIDFTADSCYDAVMIGIFCNDSTTTPTCLQVGETDYFNVDDISLTKIADPPPGISGFTANELEICENECLNFQDISSIDRYYRTWYFEGADTPQSNDSSPANICYANAGRYDVTLVTLYECGRDSIVKEDYISVLAPPTAEIIADTTVVCFGVEKMLESVSNSPVIWSTGESTSSIIIRTPGMYIVKAENECGLATDTLAVEFEKCPCEVWLPNAFTPNSDSKNETFGAISDCILKLYKLSIYNRWGQEVYQSASLADNWDGRYNGQDAPEGIYIAKLHYEGYDEDRIREKEIRQIIHLLR, from the coding sequence ATGCTTCTACGTTTATTGCTTTTAATTCTCTTAATAGCCACACCGGCAATGAGTGGTGCTCAGAACCTTTTTCCAAATCCGGGTTTTGAATTATTTAGTCAATGTCCTACTTATACTTCTCAAATCAATCGCTGTACGGGTTGGGATTCGGCGGTGGGTACCGCTGACTTTTATCATTGCGGATATTATGCTCCAACTACCCTTGGTGTTTATGGTGTGCCAAGAACGGGCTCAGGGGTGATTGGTCTGGTTTGCGCTGCACCTTTTATTTTCAATCCCGGTCAGGATTGGTATGGAGAAACTTTTAAAGGGATGTTGACACAAACGCTGATTCCGGGAGCAAGATATCGTGTTACTTCGCATTGGTTGCAACCTACTACCAACCTTCCTCCACCTTCGATGAATTGTTTTTCATTAGGATTTTATTTCTTCAAATCTATCCATCCGCCGAATGCACCGTTGCGGGGTTGTGCAACATTCCGGCCACAGGTTCAAATTGACCCGAGCTTGGTTCCGGTCAGCAGTTATGCTGATTTCACCATCGACTTCACTGCAGATAGCTGTTACGATGCGGTGATGATCGGAATCTTCTGTAATGACAGCACCACCACACCAACGTGTTTGCAAGTGGGGGAGACGGATTATTTTAATGTAGATGATATTAGTCTCACAAAAATCGCTGATCCTCCACCGGGGATTAGTGGATTTACAGCAAACGAACTGGAAATTTGCGAAAATGAATGCCTCAATTTTCAAGACATATCTTCCATTGACCGTTATTACAGAACCTGGTATTTCGAGGGCGCGGATACGCCACAGTCAAACGATAGTTCTCCGGCGAACATTTGTTACGCCAATGCGGGGAGATATGATGTTACACTCGTCACTCTTTATGAATGCGGACGTGATTCCATTGTAAAAGAAGATTACATCAGCGTTTTAGCTCCTCCCACAGCGGAAATTATTGCTGACACCACTGTTGTTTGCTTCGGTGTAGAAAAAATGCTGGAATCGGTAAGCAATAGTCCTGTGATTTGGTCGACCGGTGAGAGCACTTCTTCCATCATCATCCGCACTCCCGGAATGTATATAGTGAAAGCAGAAAATGAATGTGGACTTGCAACGGATACACTAGCTGTAGAATTTGAAAAATGTCCTTGTGAGGTATGGCTACCCAACGCATTTACACCCAATAGCGATTCTAAAAACGAAACTTTTGGTGCGATCAGCGACTGTATTTTAAAATTGTACAAATTATCCATTTACAACCGCTGGGGACAGGAAGTTTACCAATCGGCGTCGTTAGCAGATAACTGGGATGGCAGATACAACGGACAAGACGCACCGGAAGGCATTTACATAGCCAAACTTCATTATGAAGGCTATGACGAAGACCGTATCCGCGAAAAAGAAATCAGACAAATCATACATTTGTTGCGTTAA
- the ruvA gene encoding Holliday junction branch migration protein RuvA produces the protein MSDYFNGKIASLDPTAVTIECGGVGYHLQISLHTYGQLKDKSTFRLFAHHVVREDAQLLFGFAEEGERYMFRELLNVSGVGASTARIVLSSMTAGQLRNVIASGDIISLQKVKGIGAKTAQRIVVDLQDKMKKGQQEVIINSSGGHNTESNEALSALLTLGFARVNAEKAILQASKSLGSDSKVEDIIKVALSYL, from the coding sequence ATGTCCGATTACTTTAATGGAAAAATCGCTTCGTTAGACCCAACTGCTGTGACCATCGAATGTGGTGGCGTTGGCTATCATTTGCAAATCTCCCTGCATACTTATGGACAATTAAAGGACAAGTCTACCTTTCGGCTTTTTGCACATCATGTGGTACGGGAGGATGCACAGCTCCTGTTTGGATTTGCGGAGGAAGGGGAGCGTTATATGTTCAGGGAGCTATTGAATGTCAGTGGAGTAGGAGCTTCAACGGCACGAATTGTTCTCTCTTCGATGACGGCCGGACAATTGCGAAATGTGATCGCCTCCGGTGATATCATCAGCCTGCAGAAAGTAAAGGGGATTGGCGCCAAAACCGCTCAAAGGATTGTAGTTGACCTCCAGGATAAGATGAAAAAGGGCCAGCAGGAAGTAATTATTAATTCTTCCGGAGGACACAATACAGAGAGTAATGAGGCGTTAAGTGCTCTGTTAACGCTGGGATTTGCCCGTGTTAATGCTGAAAAAGCTATCTTACAAGCTTCGAAATCATTGGGTTCAGACTCCAAAGTGGAGGATATAATTAAGGTGGCTTTAAGTTACCTCTGA